A genomic region of Catalinimonas niigatensis contains the following coding sequences:
- the dnaE gene encoding DNA polymerase III subunit alpha yields the protein MYLIFDTETTGLPRDYNAPITDVDNWPRIVQLSWQLHAADGKLLNQQDYIVKPEGFTIPFNSEKVHGISTERALKEGHPLEEVLSIFNKDLERTKLVIGHNVDFDINITGAELVRTSLPTHLMNIQKLDTKDESTDFCKIPGGRGGKYKWPTLSELHQKLFGVGFDGAHNSAFDVDATARCFFGLMKERVVKPFNEEVPLEQITYEAPDLEDASRAAAKEKEAKTPAVPLSTEPVKEIKTAPFSHLHVHSQYSILQSTANFKDVIAAAKAQGMPAVAITDLGSLFGAFKAVAEGKRQGIKVIIGCDVYVVEDRHQKKFTKDMKDQRSLQLLLAKNQEGYQNLSKLCSLGYIEGYYGGFPRVDKELIQKYKQGLIATTGSISGEVPDLILNVGEHQAEEAFVWWKDTFGEDFYVELQRHGLEEENRVNEILLRFARKYGVKVIATNDVYYTKKEDADAHDTLLCVKNGDVMSMPKGRGRGFRFGMPNDEFYFKTEEEMKRLFQDLPEAITNTYEIVEKTTELKLDRDILLPRFEIPQEFEDQDDYLRHLAYEGAKTHYPEITQELRERIDLELKIIKDMGFPGYFLIVQDFINAARKMGVKVGPGRGSAAGSVVAYCTGITNIDPIKYDLLFERFLNPERISMPDIDIDFDDDGRQDVIDYVIKKYGRNQVAQIVTFGTMAPRMSIRDVARVSELPLSEANRIAKLVPERPGTTFEQALAEVSELQDIKRGRDKQSEVVNLAQTLVGSVRGTGIHAAGVIIAPDDLLEYIPVKTDKDSDLFITQFDGSVVESAGMLKMDFLGLKTLTIIKTALENIKQNHGIDIDIDTIPLDDEVTYQLYQRGDTVGTFQFESDGMRQWMQKLKPNNIEDLIAMNALYRPGPMQFIPNFIDRKHGREKVEYPHPLLEGILKNTYGIMVYQEQIMQTAQILGGYSLGGADLLRRAMGKKKIEEMNKQREIFVKGAKEKHGIEKAKAEEVFSIMEKFAQYGFNRSHSAAYSVVAYQTGYLKANYPAEYMAAVLTHNMSNSDKVTLFLDECKRQNINVLGPDVNESRYFFGVNKEGQIRFGLGAVKGAGENAVGAIIEERDEKGLYKDIFEFTKRINLRQVNKKTLEVLAMAGAFDCFDGVHRRQYLYSEEGDNSLLEKACKYATTLQQEEDSAQQSLFGGSNGTEVMLPKVTDCEPYSEIEKLKIEKEVIGFYISGHPLDQFKLEIENFCTCTVDRVENHKNQDISVAGIVTSYQERQTRTGKPFGLVTIEDYQASLNLAFFGEDFLSNRHRLSVGEFVYVRGKVEERYNQPDVWELRPQTVQLLSEIREKMTKGIQLNISVEALNETLVTDLEELLKNYQGTCSLRINLQDGIENITVDTMSRRFKVKPENAFFQQLEQLPNVSYQLKNG from the coding sequence ATGTACCTGATCTTTGATACCGAGACTACCGGACTGCCCCGCGACTATAATGCGCCCATTACCGATGTAGACAACTGGCCCCGTATTGTACAGCTTTCCTGGCAGTTGCATGCCGCCGATGGAAAGCTGCTCAACCAGCAGGATTATATCGTGAAGCCGGAGGGGTTCACCATTCCTTTCAATTCCGAAAAAGTACACGGTATCTCTACCGAAAGAGCGCTGAAAGAAGGGCATCCGCTGGAGGAAGTGCTCAGTATCTTCAACAAAGATCTGGAGCGTACCAAACTGGTCATCGGGCATAATGTAGACTTTGATATCAACATCACCGGGGCAGAACTGGTCAGGACGAGTCTGCCTACTCATCTGATGAATATCCAGAAGCTGGATACCAAAGATGAGTCTACCGATTTCTGTAAAATTCCCGGCGGACGAGGAGGCAAGTACAAATGGCCCACGCTCTCCGAACTGCATCAGAAGCTTTTTGGCGTAGGCTTTGACGGAGCGCACAATTCCGCTTTTGACGTAGATGCTACTGCCCGCTGCTTCTTTGGCCTGATGAAAGAAAGGGTCGTAAAGCCTTTTAATGAAGAGGTACCGCTGGAGCAAATTACTTACGAAGCGCCTGATCTAGAAGATGCTAGTCGTGCAGCAGCAAAAGAAAAGGAAGCAAAAACTCCGGCCGTTCCGCTAAGCACCGAGCCTGTTAAAGAGATCAAAACCGCGCCATTCAGCCACCTGCATGTACATTCTCAGTATTCTATTTTACAAAGTACTGCCAACTTTAAAGATGTGATAGCGGCAGCCAAGGCACAGGGCATGCCTGCCGTAGCCATTACCGATCTGGGAAGCCTTTTTGGTGCTTTCAAAGCGGTAGCCGAAGGTAAGCGTCAAGGCATTAAGGTCATCATTGGCTGCGATGTGTACGTGGTAGAAGATCGTCATCAGAAGAAATTCACCAAAGACATGAAAGACCAGCGCAGCCTGCAACTGCTACTGGCCAAAAATCAGGAAGGCTATCAAAACCTCTCCAAGCTTTGCTCATTGGGTTACATTGAAGGCTACTATGGTGGTTTTCCTCGTGTAGACAAAGAACTCATCCAGAAATATAAACAAGGACTTATTGCCACTACGGGTAGTATTTCTGGTGAAGTACCTGACCTGATCCTGAACGTAGGGGAACATCAGGCCGAAGAAGCCTTTGTATGGTGGAAAGATACTTTTGGGGAGGATTTTTATGTAGAACTTCAACGCCACGGGCTGGAAGAAGAAAACCGTGTCAATGAAATTTTACTCCGTTTTGCCAGAAAATATGGTGTCAAGGTCATTGCTACCAATGACGTGTATTACACCAAAAAGGAAGATGCCGATGCCCACGACACTTTGCTTTGCGTTAAGAATGGGGATGTGATGTCTATGCCCAAGGGAAGGGGGCGGGGATTTCGTTTCGGGATGCCCAATGATGAGTTTTACTTCAAGACAGAAGAAGAGATGAAACGACTCTTCCAGGACCTGCCGGAAGCCATCACCAATACCTATGAAATTGTAGAGAAAACAACAGAACTCAAGCTGGACCGTGATATTCTGCTGCCCCGCTTTGAAATACCACAGGAGTTTGAAGATCAGGATGATTACCTACGCCACTTAGCTTATGAAGGTGCTAAAACTCACTATCCGGAAATTACACAGGAACTTAGAGAACGCATAGACCTTGAACTGAAGATCATCAAGGACATGGGCTTCCCCGGTTACTTCCTTATTGTTCAGGATTTTATCAATGCAGCCCGTAAAATGGGCGTAAAAGTAGGTCCGGGACGTGGTTCTGCCGCCGGTTCGGTGGTTGCCTACTGTACCGGGATTACCAATATTGACCCCATCAAATATGACCTGCTCTTTGAGCGCTTTCTCAATCCCGAGCGTATCTCCATGCCCGATATTGACATTGACTTTGACGATGACGGACGGCAGGATGTGATAGATTATGTAATCAAAAAGTATGGACGGAACCAGGTGGCCCAGATCGTGACCTTTGGTACGATGGCTCCCCGCATGTCCATCCGCGATGTGGCGAGGGTGAGCGAATTGCCCTTATCGGAAGCTAATCGCATTGCCAAACTTGTTCCTGAAAGACCGGGTACTACCTTCGAGCAGGCACTGGCGGAAGTATCGGAATTGCAGGACATCAAGCGGGGCAGGGATAAGCAATCGGAAGTAGTAAATTTAGCCCAGACGCTGGTGGGTTCGGTACGAGGCACCGGTATCCATGCCGCCGGAGTTATCATTGCTCCTGATGATTTATTAGAATATATTCCTGTCAAAACAGATAAAGATTCTGACCTTTTCATCACCCAGTTTGATGGTTCGGTGGTAGAATCAGCCGGTATGCTGAAGATGGACTTTCTGGGGCTGAAGACCCTAACCATCATCAAAACTGCCCTGGAAAATATCAAGCAGAATCATGGTATTGACATAGATATTGACACCATTCCACTGGATGATGAAGTTACATATCAACTTTACCAGCGAGGGGATACGGTGGGTACTTTCCAGTTTGAGTCGGATGGTATGCGGCAGTGGATGCAAAAACTCAAACCCAACAACATAGAAGATCTGATTGCCATGAACGCCCTCTACCGTCCGGGACCTATGCAGTTCATTCCTAACTTCATTGACCGTAAGCATGGCCGGGAGAAGGTAGAATATCCGCATCCGCTGCTGGAAGGTATTCTTAAAAACACCTACGGAATCATGGTCTACCAGGAACAGATCATGCAGACAGCGCAGATTCTGGGGGGCTACTCACTAGGCGGTGCAGATTTGCTGCGCAGGGCCATGGGTAAGAAGAAGATAGAGGAGATGAACAAGCAGCGGGAAATCTTCGTCAAAGGAGCCAAGGAAAAGCACGGAATTGAGAAGGCCAAAGCCGAAGAAGTGTTCTCCATCATGGAGAAGTTTGCGCAGTATGGATTTAACCGTTCACACTCCGCTGCCTACTCGGTAGTAGCCTATCAGACCGGTTACTTAAAAGCCAATTATCCGGCAGAATATATGGCTGCGGTGCTTACACACAATATGAGCAATTCTGATAAGGTAACGCTCTTTTTGGATGAGTGTAAGCGGCAGAATATCAATGTGTTGGGACCGGATGTCAATGAGAGTAGATACTTTTTTGGCGTAAATAAGGAAGGGCAGATTCGCTTTGGATTGGGGGCGGTGAAAGGAGCAGGTGAGAATGCAGTAGGGGCAATCATTGAAGAGCGGGATGAAAAGGGACTTTACAAAGATATTTTTGAGTTTACCAAGAGAATTAATCTACGTCAGGTGAACAAAAAAACGCTGGAAGTGCTGGCTATGGCTGGTGCTTTTGACTGTTTTGATGGTGTACACCGAAGACAATATTTGTATTCGGAAGAAGGAGATAACAGCCTGCTTGAGAAAGCCTGTAAGTATGCAACCACACTACAACAGGAAGAGGACTCAGCTCAGCAATCCTTGTTTGGAGGCAGTAATGGCACAGAAGTAATGCTGCCCAAAGTCACAGACTGCGAACCTTACAGTGAAATAGAAAAGCTGAAGATAGAGAAAGAGGTCATCGGATTCTATATTTCCGGCCATCCGCTGGATCAGTTTAAGCTGGAAATAGAAAATTTCTGTACCTGTACCGTTGATCGGGTAGAGAATCATAAAAACCAGGATATCTCAGTAGCCGGGATTGTCACCAGCTATCAGGAGCGACAGACCCGCACCGGTAAGCCATTTGGCCTGGTAACCATAGAAGATTATCAAGCCTCTCTGAATCTGGCTTTCTTTGGAGAAGACTTTTTGAGTAACCGCCACCGGCTGTCGGTAGGGGAATTTGTGTATGTAAGAGGCAAAGTGGAAGAGCGCTATAACCAGCCGGATGTATGGGAACTTCGTCCTCAGACAGTGCAATTGCTAAGCGAAATCCGGGAGAAAATGACCAAAGGTATACAGCTTAATATTTCAGTAGAGGCATTAAACGAAACCCTGGTAACAGATTTAGAAGAATTATTGAAAAACTACCAGGGTACATGCTCGCTCAGGATCAATCTTCAGGATGGGATAGAAAATATTACAGTAGATACCATGTCGCGTAGGTTCAAAGTGAAGCCGGAGAACGCCTTTTTTCAGCAACTGGAGCAACTACCTAACGTCAGTTATCAACTAAAGAATGGTTGA
- a CDS encoding beta strand repeat-containing protein gives MNKVTEFSPSKKQWFFIFIFTVISTFSYAQATFRASSSGIWSSASTWTIQSGLDTDGIPDGDDDVIIPDGFTVSLSATQACRNLVINFGGILMFNGQSFSYTDAYIDNAGGTKLYISKYDGNGNWNSNSNWYDGSPGAADNIYVANTTSQNVSATLSGNITISSEGRLERNGLTIDNASTSLLVDGTLAVTNNLSFNSNKTIRGKGTLSATGQLNLNQRILTIASGSDLLFQPSNNVFGGNSPGGFIQNNGTATFASGIQNVAFTNNANAYVRFQNSNLLSFPLSATASGNTVEYACTNNQASIINTTYHHLTLSTTINSGNVISNNLNINGNLTINANTNYSSRILTIGGNWIHNNGTITSTSTSAVVFNGIQDQTISSAILSTVNLPNLTINKASGALLASKNVIVNATLTMTRGNIVLSGTKLTVGTSTASVGTLNYTEGYIVGQYEKWIGTSGTYKFPLGTTTSSRVVDVTLNSLVAGSLSSQFMATAPGTSGLPVSVNGTNIYNTFSEGIWRFNAGNSFSSSSYNITAYAGGFDSFEFDSNDDARLLLRTATNWVNGGQTSSSANAAVSPKAVTGSGFTTTLSSSLDLAIGSSLNCTAVTAETVSGSAEVCTSSTVVYSVAQKAVTGISDFKWQIMGGGNITAYSTNGSSFTSVTSQTSISGTDYKYVRVVWPAIGTASASVVVSEKSAGCGYGASSTLPVRVGTVPPLGISGRTIVAKGAEGITYTLPDAVAGYTYSWSVTNGTIVGSSSGTDLTSIIVNWGNQTGTQNVRVVAQALTCSAATPVNLTVDVYNVIDSNNTTVSPINQTRWSTGSNWVGGSVPNTTESARIVTGNYISLSQSQSIKNLIVIGTLNLNGQTLNVSGDIEVYGAITGTGTINLTGANSSIIGTGTITSNIDIRNLKTVVNGTTLTITGNVSIANGAAVTNNGNITITGNLTDGNSSSWTNGQGTAINPTLLSVSGSLFGSNQGVLRAANLYNTVIYTGSTSTNIKVPENAIYYNLIVNSSATKTMDGGAVSFLKINGSYVVSSGTMNFQNFSAPKYVEFNGTTPQTINLTGGTVQIGGNAGFPSLAINNATGVSLNSNLTFHINSTLTLSSGVVTTGANILSVTNPSSTAVIGIGSEATHINGVLRRATNSNNWYNFPIGTGSDFKRVEVQPASGNNTFEVQSFNSAYSNTTSVDGTTLTTSSKISEIEYWNISRTSGSSGAKLRLYWDNAGESGVISTTAGDLVVAHWNSTAWHSVGGAVINSTSGYIESNLVSSFSPFTFASPTGINPLPVELMSFKVGMKRGEALLSWRTASEENNDFFEVQRSLNGKDWTTIGIVEGAGDSHQELGYSYADKNPVYSVSYYRLRQVDFDAQYEYSKVIVLENLLDDTELPQPELLLYPNPAQLDKLLIRALHLHAGEQAEVSLSDIYGKQYLYERVMPEELEIGIKMIHSLKVPDGLYLVSVRQDKIWIQKKLILKKN, from the coding sequence ATGAATAAGGTTACTGAATTCTCCCCATCAAAAAAACAGTGGTTCTTTATATTTATTTTTACTGTTATTTCCACCTTCTCTTATGCACAGGCAACGTTTAGAGCTTCTTCTTCAGGTATATGGAGCAGTGCCAGTACCTGGACGATACAAAGTGGTCTTGATACCGACGGTATTCCTGATGGTGACGACGATGTAATTATTCCCGATGGCTTCACCGTATCCTTATCTGCTACTCAGGCTTGTCGTAACTTAGTTATCAATTTTGGAGGTATTTTGATGTTTAATGGACAGTCTTTTTCATATACTGATGCTTACATTGATAATGCGGGCGGCACAAAACTATATATAAGTAAATATGATGGAAATGGTAACTGGAATTCAAATTCAAACTGGTATGATGGTTCTCCTGGAGCTGCCGATAACATATATGTAGCAAATACCACCAGCCAAAATGTTTCTGCCACCTTATCTGGAAATATTACGATCTCTTCTGAGGGACGTTTAGAGCGCAATGGCTTAACTATTGACAATGCAAGTACTTCTCTCTTAGTAGATGGTACTTTAGCTGTGACAAATAACTTGAGCTTTAACTCAAATAAAACGATCAGAGGAAAAGGTACTCTGTCAGCTACAGGCCAGCTCAATTTAAATCAAAGAATACTCACAATTGCTTCCGGTTCTGACCTTTTGTTTCAACCTTCCAATAATGTATTTGGTGGAAACTCTCCCGGTGGCTTTATCCAAAATAATGGTACTGCTACCTTCGCCTCAGGAATTCAAAATGTAGCATTTACTAATAATGCCAATGCTTATGTGAGGTTTCAAAATAGTAACTTATTATCCTTTCCATTAAGTGCTACTGCATCCGGTAATACAGTAGAGTATGCATGTACGAACAATCAGGCTAGTATCATCAATACCACCTATCATCACCTAACACTCTCTACTACCATCAATTCAGGCAATGTGATTAGCAATAATCTGAATATCAATGGTAATTTGACCATCAACGCAAACACGAATTATTCGTCAAGAATACTAACAATTGGTGGCAACTGGATTCACAACAATGGCACTATTACAAGTACAAGTACATCTGCTGTAGTATTTAACGGAATACAGGATCAAACTATCAGCTCAGCCATTCTTAGTACAGTTAATCTCCCGAACCTAACTATAAATAAAGCTTCAGGGGCGTTACTTGCTTCTAAAAATGTAATAGTCAATGCTACATTGACGATGACCAGAGGAAATATTGTGTTAAGTGGGACCAAATTGACAGTAGGGACCAGTACAGCTTCAGTAGGGACTTTGAATTACACAGAAGGATATATCGTTGGCCAGTATGAAAAATGGATAGGTACAAGTGGCACATATAAGTTTCCACTGGGCACCACTACCTCCAGCAGAGTCGTGGATGTGACTTTAAATAGTCTGGTTGCTGGTTCCTTATCTTCACAATTCATGGCAACTGCCCCTGGTACTTCTGGGCTTCCGGTTTCTGTAAATGGTACCAACATCTACAATACATTCTCTGAAGGCATCTGGAGGTTTAATGCTGGCAACAGCTTCTCCAGTAGTTCATACAATATAACGGCATATGCTGGAGGATTTGATAGCTTTGAGTTTGACAGCAATGATGATGCACGCTTATTGCTAAGAACGGCTACCAACTGGGTGAATGGCGGGCAAACCAGTAGTTCAGCCAATGCAGCAGTTTCGCCTAAAGCTGTAACAGGGTCAGGTTTCACTACTACTTTGTCTTCTTCTCTGGACCTGGCTATAGGGAGTTCTCTCAACTGTACAGCAGTCACTGCAGAAACTGTTTCAGGGAGTGCTGAGGTCTGCACTAGTTCCACAGTGGTTTATTCAGTCGCGCAAAAAGCGGTTACAGGTATCTCAGATTTTAAATGGCAGATCATGGGAGGGGGGAACATTACAGCTTATTCCACCAATGGATCAAGCTTTACTTCAGTAACCAGCCAGACCAGTATCTCTGGTACTGATTATAAGTATGTACGCGTAGTTTGGCCTGCCATTGGTACAGCCTCAGCCTCAGTAGTAGTAAGTGAAAAATCTGCAGGATGTGGTTATGGGGCATCTTCTACTTTGCCAGTAAGAGTAGGTACTGTGCCACCTTTAGGCATTAGTGGGCGAACCATCGTAGCTAAAGGCGCAGAAGGAATCACTTATACTTTACCAGATGCAGTAGCAGGCTATACCTATAGCTGGTCAGTCACCAATGGTACCATTGTAGGCAGTTCTTCTGGTACAGATCTTACAAGCATCATAGTAAATTGGGGTAATCAGACCGGAACGCAGAACGTAAGGGTAGTGGCACAAGCGCTTACTTGTTCAGCAGCAACTCCTGTAAACCTGACAGTTGATGTATACAATGTAATTGATTCAAACAATACAACTGTTAGTCCTATAAATCAAACACGTTGGAGTACTGGTTCAAACTGGGTCGGTGGAAGTGTCCCTAACACTACAGAAAGTGCCCGTATTGTTACTGGGAATTACATTTCATTAAGTCAGAGTCAGTCAATAAAAAACTTGATAGTAATCGGGACACTTAATTTAAATGGGCAAACTCTTAACGTTTCTGGAGACATTGAGGTGTATGGGGCTATCACAGGTACTGGAACTATCAATTTAACAGGTGCCAACAGCAGCATCATTGGTACAGGAACAATAACAAGCAATATTGATATAAGAAATCTGAAGACAGTCGTAAATGGAACAACTTTAACCATCACCGGAAATGTATCCATCGCCAATGGTGCTGCAGTGACTAATAACGGAAACATTACCATTACCGGAAACCTTACTGATGGAAATAGCTCCTCCTGGACGAATGGACAGGGAACAGCGATAAACCCAACGCTATTGTCCGTGTCCGGTTCTTTGTTTGGCAGCAACCAAGGTGTTCTACGTGCAGCCAATCTTTACAATACGGTAATTTACACGGGAAGTACATCTACAAATATTAAGGTTCCTGAAAATGCCATCTATTATAATCTGATAGTGAATTCAAGTGCTACCAAAACTATGGATGGTGGAGCGGTCAGTTTTCTAAAGATTAATGGAAGCTATGTCGTATCATCAGGTACTATGAACTTCCAGAATTTTAGTGCTCCTAAATATGTAGAATTTAACGGTACTACTCCCCAAACCATCAATCTTACCGGAGGAACTGTGCAAATTGGAGGAAATGCAGGGTTTCCTTCGCTTGCCATCAATAATGCTACAGGAGTAAGTTTGAACAGCAATCTTACCTTTCATATTAATAGTACACTTACGCTTTCTAGTGGTGTTGTAACTACTGGAGCTAATATATTGTCAGTGACTAATCCATCTTCAACTGCGGTTATTGGAATAGGAAGTGAAGCTACCCATATCAATGGTGTACTTAGAAGGGCTACTAACTCAAACAACTGGTATAATTTTCCTATAGGAACTGGCTCAGACTTCAAGAGAGTAGAAGTTCAGCCTGCTAGTGGTAATAATACTTTTGAAGTACAATCCTTTAACTCTGCCTACAGCAACACTACGTCTGTAGATGGTACTACTTTAACCACTTCCAGCAAAATCAGTGAGATTGAATACTGGAACATCTCCAGAACCTCAGGCTCTTCGGGGGCCAAGCTTAGATTATATTGGGACAATGCCGGAGAAAGCGGTGTTATTTCTACCACAGCAGGTGACCTGGTGGTTGCCCACTGGAATAGTACTGCCTGGCATAGTGTCGGAGGCGCTGTGATAAATAGCACATCCGGCTATATTGAATCAAACCTGGTTTCTTCATTTTCACCATTTACCTTTGCTTCTCCAACAGGAATCAACCCCCTTCCCGTAGAACTGATGAGCTTCAAGGTAGGAATGAAGCGTGGAGAAGCATTGCTTAGCTGGAGGACGGCCTCCGAAGAAAACAATGACTTTTTTGAAGTACAGCGTTCACTTAATGGAAAAGATTGGACGACGATAGGCATTGTGGAAGGTGCCGGAGATAGCCATCAGGAACTTGGCTATTCCTATGCTGATAAAAATCCTGTATATAGCGTCAGCTATTACCGTCTGCGCCAGGTAGATTTTGATGCCCAGTATGAATATTCAAAAGTGATTGTACTGGAAAATTTATTAGATGATACGGAACTGCCTCAGCCTGAACTGCTGCTCTATCCAAATCCTGCACAGTTGGATAAACTGCTCATTCGTGCTCTACACCTACATGCAGGGGAGCAAGCAGAGGTAAGTTTATCCGACATCTACGGAAAGCAATATCTATATGAACGCGTGATGCCGGAAGAGCTTGAGATAGGGATAAAAATGATTCATAGCTTGAAGGTACCAGATGGACTTTATTTAGTGAGTGTTAGACAAGACAAAATCTGGATACAAAAAAAGCTGATTTTGAAGAAAAACTAG